The following are encoded together in the Xanthomonas vesicatoria ATCC 35937 genome:
- a CDS encoding glycosyltransferase, whose translation MDVAVLALAALYLSLLLFKTAAVLWVMRNAHARPARGFAGTQAEVAILQPILGGDAHLHSVLAANLQALPHAQFWWLLDADDAAGNAVADALAIQHPQMRITRMLVPAAPPNINPKAWKLEYALAQVQAPICLILDDDAQLSEPALLQLLQDMNHADVVTALPYYCDSDTLAGRLLSQFVNNNAALTYLGWLPFAAPLTINGMCYAVRTAQLRAWGGFAGLLEQLTDDLAVATLVRERGGRLWQSTAPVAMRTAMPDLGSYTRQMHRWMLFALILLRRQRVRTRSAIGLLQGLPPLMLVAVLIGTCLWPSWPVLAGLVTTVVVRASLLCAVQWRVTGALRHRPLWSLCAECLQPLHLLHATMVRTIRWRTRRYRVLSNGCFRAQ comes from the coding sequence GTGGATGTAGCCGTGCTCGCCTTGGCGGCGCTGTACCTGAGCCTGCTGCTGTTCAAGACGGCTGCGGTGCTGTGGGTCATGCGCAACGCGCATGCACGGCCTGCACGCGGTTTTGCCGGTACCCAGGCAGAGGTGGCGATCCTGCAGCCGATTCTTGGCGGTGACGCGCATTTGCATAGCGTGCTGGCGGCCAATCTGCAGGCGTTGCCGCATGCGCAGTTCTGGTGGCTGCTGGACGCGGACGACGCAGCGGGGAACGCGGTCGCAGACGCGCTGGCCATACAGCATCCACAGATGCGAATCACACGGATGCTGGTGCCTGCGGCGCCGCCCAACATCAATCCCAAGGCGTGGAAACTCGAGTACGCCCTTGCCCAGGTGCAGGCGCCGATCTGTCTGATCCTGGACGACGATGCGCAGCTGAGTGAACCGGCGTTGTTGCAGCTGCTGCAGGATATGAACCACGCCGACGTCGTGACCGCATTGCCGTACTACTGCGACAGCGACACGCTGGCGGGCCGCCTGTTGTCGCAGTTCGTCAACAACAATGCGGCGCTCACCTATCTCGGCTGGCTGCCGTTTGCGGCGCCGTTGACCATCAATGGCATGTGCTACGCCGTGCGCACCGCGCAACTGCGTGCGTGGGGCGGCTTTGCTGGGTTGCTGGAACAACTGACCGACGATCTGGCGGTTGCCACGCTGGTCCGCGAACGCGGCGGGCGCCTGTGGCAATCCACTGCGCCGGTGGCGATGCGCACCGCAATGCCGGATCTGGGCAGCTACACGCGGCAGATGCATCGCTGGATGTTGTTCGCCTTGATCCTGCTTCGGCGACAACGTGTACGCACACGCAGCGCCATCGGTCTCTTGCAAGGCTTGCCGCCGCTTATGCTGGTTGCCGTGTTGATCGGCACCTGCCTCTGGCCTTCGTGGCCGGTGCTGGCAGGCCTCGTTACCACGGTGGTGGTGCGTGCTTCGCTGCTGTGTGCCGTGCAATGGCGCGTGACCGGTGCGCTGCGCCATCGCCCGCTGTGGTCGCTCTGCGCCGAGTGTCTGCAACCGCTGCATCTGCTGCATGCCACAATGGTGCGCACCATCCGCTGGCGCACCCGCCGGTACCGGGTCTTGTCGAACGGCTGCTTCCGTGCGCAGTGA
- a CDS encoding NAD-dependent epimerase/dehydratase family protein encodes MSLRILVTGASGFVGGAFLRRFQGQPGVEIHGIGRRASELPNYHRIDLSQPFSLDWRPDVVIHAAALASPWGSRAQFHLHNVQATANVIDFCLRNGCPRLLYVSSSSVFYREAHQYDLDEGSPIGPDFVNTYARTKYLGETLLERYPGQASVLRPRAVFGPGDTVLFPRVIAAARKGALPRFVGQTQPVIGDLIYIDTLCDYLYRAATAPQLQRAYNLTNAQPVDLQQTVLDVLARLQLPLPHREVRIGTALRMASMVEGLYRVLRLRSEPPITRFGVGAFAYSKTFNPQRMLADLGAPSVGVEEGIEAFVRWQAAQWM; translated from the coding sequence ATGAGCCTGCGCATTCTCGTGACCGGCGCATCCGGTTTTGTGGGCGGCGCGTTCCTGCGCCGTTTCCAGGGGCAGCCCGGCGTGGAGATTCACGGTATCGGGCGGCGTGCCAGCGAGCTACCCAACTATCACCGCATCGATCTGAGCCAACCGTTCTCGCTGGACTGGCGGCCGGATGTGGTCATCCACGCGGCGGCCCTGGCATCCCCTTGGGGGAGCCGCGCGCAGTTCCACCTGCACAACGTGCAGGCCACCGCCAATGTCATCGATTTTTGCCTGCGCAACGGCTGCCCGCGCTTGCTGTATGTGTCCTCCAGCTCGGTGTTCTACCGGGAGGCGCATCAATATGATCTGGACGAAGGCAGCCCCATCGGCCCGGACTTCGTCAACACGTACGCACGCACCAAATACCTCGGCGAAACCTTGCTGGAGCGCTATCCGGGGCAGGCATCGGTACTGCGCCCGCGCGCGGTGTTCGGGCCGGGCGACACGGTGTTGTTCCCGCGCGTGATCGCCGCTGCGCGCAAGGGTGCATTGCCGCGTTTTGTGGGCCAGACCCAGCCGGTGATCGGCGATCTGATCTATATCGACACGCTCTGCGACTACCTCTACCGCGCGGCCACGGCACCGCAACTGCAACGCGCCTACAACCTCACCAACGCGCAGCCTGTGGATCTGCAGCAAACGGTGCTGGATGTGCTGGCGCGCCTGCAGCTGCCGTTACCGCACCGCGAAGTGCGCATCGGCACGGCGCTGCGCATGGCCAGCATGGTGGAGGGTTTGTATCGCGTGCTGCGCTTGCGCAGCGAGCCGCCGATCACGCGGTTCGGCGTCGGTGCGTTTGCCTATTCCAAGACCTTCAATCCGCAACGCATGCTTGCCGATCTGGGGGCTCCCAGCGTGGGCGTGGAAGAGGGCATCGAGGCCTTCGTGCGTTGGCAGGCGGCGCAGTGGATGTAG
- a CDS encoding MBL fold metallo-hydrolase, translating to MRVRVSLELLRVGHCRHCERMVRADGHWHAVDFPALSVLIRHPQRGAMLYDTGYAAHFFQATDPWPERLYRWTTPVTLPTHETLRAQLARRSVQLDEIGWCLISHFHADHVGGLRDLPNARFICLRADYQQLRTCSRLGGLRRALLPQLLPEDFDRRLQFAEQAPQRELSGAWKGLGTAYDLFEDGSVLAVPLPGHVPGQMGVWLRDQHDREVLLCADAVWSSATWATLQWPAWPTRLLMHDWSAFQRTVRQLHGLSQAHPELAILPSHCQPSLDRYQPEWR from the coding sequence ATGCGCGTGCGCGTCTCTCTTGAGCTGTTGCGGGTCGGCCACTGCCGGCATTGCGAGCGCATGGTGCGTGCAGACGGCCATTGGCATGCGGTGGACTTTCCCGCGTTGAGCGTGTTGATCCGGCATCCGCAGCGGGGAGCGATGCTCTACGACACCGGCTATGCCGCGCATTTTTTCCAGGCTACCGATCCCTGGCCGGAGCGCCTGTATCGCTGGACCACCCCGGTGACCCTGCCCACGCACGAAACCCTGCGCGCGCAGCTGGCACGTCGCAGTGTGCAGCTGGACGAGATCGGCTGGTGCCTGATTTCGCATTTCCATGCCGACCATGTGGGTGGCCTGCGCGACCTGCCGAACGCGCGCTTCATCTGTCTGCGCGCGGACTATCAGCAGTTGCGGACTTGCTCGCGCCTGGGAGGATTGCGTCGTGCCTTGCTGCCGCAGCTGCTGCCGGAGGATTTCGATCGGCGCCTGCAGTTCGCCGAGCAGGCGCCTCAGCGCGAGCTGAGCGGGGCCTGGAAGGGCCTGGGCACGGCGTACGACCTGTTCGAAGACGGCAGCGTGCTCGCCGTGCCACTGCCCGGCCACGTGCCCGGGCAGATGGGCGTGTGGTTGCGCGACCAGCACGACCGCGAGGTGCTGCTCTGCGCGGATGCGGTGTGGTCGTCGGCCACCTGGGCAACGCTGCAGTGGCCGGCGTGGCCCACGCGGTTGCTGATGCACGATTGGAGCGCGTTTCAGCGCACCGTGCGGCAGTTGCACGGTTTGTCGCAGGCGCATCCGGAGTTGGCGATCCTGCCGTCGCACTGCCAACCCAGTCTTGACCGTTACCAGCCGGAGTGGCGATGA
- a CDS encoding 3-oxoacyl-[acyl-carrier-protein] synthase III C-terminal domain-containing protein codes for MLRALFTESSALNALPLRILGTGRHVPAREVTSHELDARWQLPAGTTFARLGVATRHYVGEGETASSMGAAAAQQALANAGIDSSQIDCLISACSVMEQPIPCQAVLIQRALGLGDSGIPAFDVNATCLSFVVALDMAANALALGRYQRVLIVSSEVASAGLDDTVPATAGLFGDGAAAVVVGRSSADDGSALLSSRLSSYGSGADVCRIRGGGTRAAQTQHSAADASRTFWMDGRSAYRFAARHLPAFWQQLLHEAGVTVPQLRYLVPHQASGGGLDHVVQSLGLRSEQVVRILHATGNQVAASLPHALHHACVDGQLQRGDVIALLGTGAGLAIGGMVLRY; via the coding sequence ATGCTGCGCGCCTTGTTCACAGAGAGCTCCGCGTTGAACGCATTGCCGCTGCGCATCCTCGGTACCGGGCGCCACGTCCCGGCCAGGGAAGTCACTTCGCATGAGCTGGATGCGCGCTGGCAATTGCCGGCCGGCACCACCTTCGCGCGCCTGGGAGTCGCCACGCGCCATTACGTCGGCGAGGGCGAGACCGCATCGTCGATGGGGGCCGCCGCCGCGCAGCAGGCATTGGCCAACGCGGGCATCGACAGCAGCCAGATCGATTGCCTGATCTCTGCCTGCAGCGTGATGGAGCAGCCCATTCCTTGCCAGGCGGTGCTGATCCAGCGCGCACTCGGGCTTGGCGATTCCGGCATTCCCGCGTTCGACGTCAATGCAACCTGCCTGAGCTTTGTGGTGGCGCTGGACATGGCCGCCAACGCACTGGCGCTGGGCCGCTACCAGCGCGTGTTGATCGTCTCCAGCGAAGTGGCCTCGGCCGGTCTGGACGACACAGTACCGGCCACCGCCGGTCTGTTCGGCGATGGCGCTGCGGCCGTGGTGGTCGGGCGCAGCAGCGCCGATGACGGTTCGGCGTTGCTGTCCAGTCGTCTGTCCAGCTACGGCAGCGGCGCGGACGTGTGCCGCATTCGCGGCGGCGGTACCCGCGCAGCGCAGACACAGCACAGCGCAGCCGATGCGTCGCGCACGTTCTGGATGGATGGGCGCAGCGCCTACCGCTTTGCTGCGCGGCATCTGCCGGCGTTCTGGCAGCAGTTGCTGCACGAGGCCGGCGTCACTGTGCCGCAGCTGCGCTACCTGGTGCCGCACCAGGCCTCCGGTGGCGGACTGGATCACGTGGTGCAATCGCTGGGGCTACGCAGCGAGCAGGTCGTGCGCATCCTGCACGCCACCGGCAACCAGGTGGCCGCTTCGCTCCCGCACGCCTTGCATCACGCCTGCGTCGATGGGCAGTTGCAACGCGGCGACGTGATCGCGCTCCTCGGCACCGGCGCCGGTCTGGCGATTGGCGGCATGGTGTTGCGCTACTGA
- a CDS encoding TraB/GumN family protein — protein sequence MRYSATLWGAGLMLASMLAAGSERAPQTSAAPPPVVDLEAMVVRGVQPGPGLWKVSKGDHVLWILGTLSPLPKRLQWQSTEVQTIIGQSQQVLMAPTVQIDADMGFFGKLTLLPSAMKAMKNEDDRELRDVLPAELYARWSVAKARYIGSDRGVERKRPMLAAGELYQAAIKRSGLARSPVIWSVVERAAKRAGIKPTSTTLDYKIKDPRQALKEFRAGGMDDTDCFRSILVTVERDLPTMVERANAWSVGDIEALRQLPREDPQAACMSAMASSGAARKRGVDDLERRMREHWLGIATTALQRNRSTFAVLPISRMTTPDGYLARLQALGYEVEAP from the coding sequence ATGCGATACAGCGCAACGTTATGGGGCGCCGGCTTGATGCTGGCATCGATGCTGGCCGCTGGCAGCGAGCGTGCGCCGCAAACCTCGGCCGCACCACCGCCGGTGGTCGACCTGGAGGCCATGGTCGTGCGTGGCGTGCAGCCCGGTCCGGGGTTGTGGAAGGTCAGCAAGGGCGACCACGTGTTGTGGATCCTGGGCACCTTGTCGCCCTTGCCGAAACGGCTGCAATGGCAGTCGACCGAAGTGCAAACCATCATCGGCCAATCCCAGCAGGTGCTGATGGCGCCGACCGTGCAGATCGATGCGGACATGGGCTTTTTCGGCAAGCTGACCTTGCTGCCATCGGCGATGAAGGCGATGAAGAATGAAGACGACCGCGAACTGCGTGACGTGTTGCCGGCCGAGTTGTATGCGCGCTGGAGCGTGGCCAAGGCGCGCTATATCGGCAGCGATCGCGGCGTGGAGCGCAAACGCCCGATGCTGGCAGCCGGCGAGTTGTATCAGGCCGCGATCAAGCGTTCCGGCCTTGCCCGTTCGCCGGTGATCTGGTCGGTGGTGGAACGCGCGGCCAAGCGCGCAGGCATCAAGCCCACGTCCACCACGCTGGACTACAAGATCAAGGACCCGCGTCAGGCGCTCAAGGAGTTCCGTGCCGGCGGCATGGACGATACTGACTGCTTTCGCAGCATTCTGGTCACCGTGGAGCGCGATCTGCCGACCATGGTCGAGCGCGCCAACGCCTGGTCGGTGGGCGATATCGAGGCCTTGCGTCAACTGCCGCGCGAAGATCCGCAAGCGGCGTGCATGAGCGCGATGGCCAGCTCCGGCGCCGCCAGAAAGCGCGGCGTCGACGATCTGGAGCGGCGCATGCGCGAGCATTGGCTCGGCATCGCCACCACCGCGCTGCAGCGCAATCGCAGCACGTTCGCAGTGCTGCCGATCAGCCGCATGACCACGCCGGATGGCTATCTGGCGCGACTGCAGGCGCTTGGGTACGAGGTGGAGGCGCCTTGA
- a CDS encoding cupin domain-containing protein, which yields MHPTAAAVIRSLDLSPHPEGGHFRRVYASERQISDNGLIRPALTAIRFLLAAGESSAWHRVDAEESWHWQQGDALELLIYDEAGGQLQRLVLDAAERGEPMHVVPAGHWQAARSLGEFTLVGCTVSPGFVWEGFALLDAASPLAEHLAALAPR from the coding sequence ATGCATCCGACCGCCGCCGCCGTGATCCGCTCGCTCGACCTGTCGCCGCATCCGGAAGGCGGGCACTTCCGCCGCGTGTATGCCTCCGAGCGCCAGATCAGCGACAACGGCCTGATCCGCCCGGCGCTGACTGCGATCCGTTTTTTGCTCGCCGCCGGCGAATCCAGCGCCTGGCATCGTGTCGATGCCGAGGAAAGCTGGCATTGGCAACAAGGCGATGCGCTGGAACTACTGATCTACGACGAAGCCGGCGGGCAGCTGCAACGGCTGGTGCTGGACGCCGCCGAACGCGGCGAGCCGATGCACGTGGTCCCCGCAGGGCACTGGCAGGCGGCACGTTCGCTGGGCGAGTTCACTCTGGTGGGCTGCACGGTGTCGCCAGGATTTGTGTGGGAAGGATTTGCGCTGCTCGACGCCGCCTCGCCATTGGCCGAGCACCTGGCAGCACTGGCCCCACGCTGA